Proteins encoded within one genomic window of Hahella chejuensis KCTC 2396:
- a CDS encoding DHA2 family efflux MFS transporter permease subunit, whose amino-acid sequence MSDTLLQALFDRHGPAYRWLAMLTVMMGTVSAVLTSTIVNVALPDIMSHFSIGQGVAHWLSTGFLAAMTTTMLTTAWLTQRFGLRHALGFAMLLFAGASVLGGLGPNAESVILARVLQGAAAGMLQPIAMHVLFRVFPRNERGRAIGIYGMGVILAPALGPVLGGVIVDQLDWRYIFFAPLPITMAGFLMALRYMPHREAAGEQHGFDWTSFFYLCLFIGCALDGLTRLQHGLVQPVWQTVGALLAVFSLILFVRRQRYSRSPLLELALLRVPSFRSAFLVALGLGMALFGSTYIIPLFVQTALNYSATEAGMMMAPAGVALGILFPFSGRAADKGAPHRLVIAGLALFAGASLLWVFIGLEPSFFYLAVLVLVGRVGLALMMPALSTGGLVEVSDAQLGQASGMINFARQFGGAMGINILAVMLEWGSSAGDGRHVASMLSYTEAFVLLGVIAIIALWPAARIGKTDASVQTAPESA is encoded by the coding sequence ATGTCTGATACGTTGTTGCAGGCTCTTTTTGATCGTCATGGCCCCGCCTATCGCTGGCTGGCCATGCTCACAGTGATGATGGGGACGGTCTCCGCCGTATTGACCTCCACCATCGTTAATGTGGCCTTGCCGGACATCATGAGCCACTTTTCCATCGGTCAGGGCGTCGCCCACTGGCTTTCCACCGGCTTTCTCGCCGCCATGACCACGACCATGCTGACCACTGCCTGGTTGACGCAGCGCTTTGGTCTGCGTCATGCGTTGGGCTTCGCCATGCTGTTGTTCGCTGGCGCATCTGTGCTGGGCGGTCTGGGGCCGAATGCGGAATCCGTGATCCTGGCGCGGGTGCTGCAAGGCGCCGCCGCAGGCATGTTGCAACCCATCGCCATGCATGTGTTATTCAGAGTCTTTCCTCGTAATGAGCGCGGGCGCGCTATAGGCATTTACGGGATGGGCGTAATCCTGGCGCCTGCCCTGGGGCCTGTGCTAGGCGGCGTCATCGTAGACCAGCTGGACTGGCGTTATATCTTCTTTGCGCCACTGCCTATCACCATGGCCGGCTTTCTGATGGCGCTTCGCTATATGCCTCACAGAGAAGCGGCTGGCGAGCAGCATGGTTTCGATTGGACCAGTTTCTTTTATCTTTGTCTGTTTATCGGGTGCGCGTTGGATGGGTTGACCCGGTTGCAGCATGGCCTCGTGCAACCGGTCTGGCAGACGGTGGGAGCCTTGCTGGCGGTATTTTCCCTGATACTGTTCGTGCGGAGACAGCGATATAGCCGGAGCCCTCTTCTGGAGCTTGCTCTATTACGCGTTCCCAGCTTTCGCAGCGCATTTCTGGTGGCGTTAGGACTGGGCATGGCCTTGTTCGGCTCTACCTACATTATTCCTCTTTTTGTCCAGACTGCATTGAACTACAGCGCAACAGAGGCGGGGATGATGATGGCGCCGGCTGGCGTTGCGCTGGGCATATTGTTTCCCTTCAGCGGACGGGCGGCGGATAAAGGCGCGCCCCATCGCCTGGTGATCGCCGGACTCGCATTGTTCGCTGGAGCCAGTTTGTTATGGGTATTTATCGGCCTTGAACCCTCGTTTTTTTACTTGGCGGTCCTGGTGCTGGTGGGGCGTGTGGGGTTGGCGCTGATGATGCCGGCGCTCAGCACCGGCGGACTGGTGGAGGTCAGTGACGCGCAGTTGGGGCAGGCCTCAGGCATGATCAATTTCGCCAGACAGTTTGGCGGCGCCATGGGCATCAATATTCTGGCGGTCATGCTTGAGTGGGGAAGCTCGGCAGGGGATGGGCGGCATGTCGCATCCATGCTGAGTTACACCGAAGCCTTTGTCTTACTGGGCGTCATCGCGATCATCGCTCTATGGCCCGCAGCGCGTATCGGAAAGACTGACGCCTCCGTGCAGACCGCGCCGGAAAGCGCTTGA